A stretch of DNA from Oryza brachyantha chromosome 4, ObraRS2, whole genome shotgun sequence:
GGGTAAGTTATCTTAGCCCTcttgtttttcacgcgcacgcttcccaaactgctaaacggtgtattttttacaaaatttttttataaaaagttgttttaaaaaatcatattaatctgttgtatatttttagtaattaataactattaattatatactaatctattactatgtttttcgtgccggaTAACTGACCCTCCCTCCCACCCCAAATGAATACGGCCCTAATGCTATGGGCCCTGGGACTAGCAAGTGGGCTCACCTTCAGAGCAGTGGACTCTAGAGACTTGCAATTGGACACAGGTAGTAACTGTGTGTCTGTGAGAAATTATTTGACCTAAATATTGGCAGTAGCTTGCAGATCAACTTTTGGGCACAGCGAAACttatatctatactcctataaaaaaatggtaaccgccgccgccgccatcacctACCCTCGCtacagttttataatttagccTTAAgtttcttgatattaaaaaccacttaaatatagattggtatctacatataaatttaaattaatgtgactattttatataaaaaaaattgataacacGTCATAAAATTCATAGCAAAACATGGGCATTTAACTagtatgaatatatgataCGGGCATCCATCCCTGAGCAGGGAAGTGAAGCACCCACCACAGTGTTTGTATGCTTCCGATTTTATTCTCTTTTGATAAGTAGTTTGGAGAATAATAATCATCAAggacaagaaaaaacaatatcaTAGGCAAGAATCTGAACTCCTtggctgtgttttttttttctgaagattatttgattttgtgatagctatttagctacataaataataaaattaatcgatgaaaagttaaaaatctactctagaaaagtaaaatgatgattttttatgtataatctttttataaaaacggTTTAGGAATTTTTATGGTGATCGATGAGCTCGTTAGGTGTGCGTAAGGGTGATAATGAACTGTACCTTTGAGTTCTTTTACGACCGTTCTTGacctttgaaaattttaaacttaaaatctATAGATTTTAACTCATCTTGTTTTATACTCAatgctaaattttgattacaAAAAGTTAAGCCATTGACACCCTGTGCAGAGAAACAACTTACCATGCGTGTGGGTGAAGACATCCCAGTTGTTGAGACCCTTGTTGTCGTCCAAGTACGCGCCCTCAATCTGAAAGCAGCAGAAAACCGACTACCTGTCACTGCAAGAAACAGCCTGCAAGGGGAGCCAATCCATGCAAAAACCTCACACCCCCGGCATGCGCGCGAGGCCATGACGACGACCCACCCACCTACCTGGTAAGCGGACGTCGCGGCGCCGAAGAGGAACCCCGGCGGGAAGTCATCCCGGCCGAGCCCGCACgcgcccggcggcgccgcgagcaccgccagcgccgcgaccaccgccaccgctgcgcacgtcgccggcgccacgGCCATCgatcccctcccccctcctctcccgtcTATCACCCTGCTCGCTGCCTCCGCGGCCCCGAGGAGAGAGCGGCGCGCGAGCCTTCTCTCTTTATAGTACGGACTACTATGAGCACGCCTCGCCTCGTTCGGTCGAAACGGGGCCTGCAGCGCAGGCTTTCGTCTCTTGGTGTTTTCTTCCCGGGAGGCCGCGCGTGGCACTTGAGACTGGTGAGAGTGGCCCCCGTTCGAATGGATATTGGGCGCTACCGGCCgcacaaacttttttttctattttccagTGCGACgctgctaaacgatatatatattttttaaaaaattatataaaagcggtttaaaaaattagattaatccagttttcaagtttacaaattgatactcaattaatcatatgttaataGCTTTATTCATTTTACTTGCACCAATAGAACTTGTTGTCACAGGCTGTGGCGAACGAGCATTGAACCCTCATATCCGTGGATTTATAATTGGGGTGTAATTAGTTAAGTTTtaacttattataaattttaaaatatacttacataaaattttaacttattttgatataaatatagatatagaaaGCTTGACAAAAACATAATCCCTTGTATACACCTGAAACTTTAGCTAATTCCTTTAATGTCCCTGAATTTTGCTTAGTTCTTCGTATACcccaaatttgattttgattcaaTTTTCttctataaaattgatcatttTTACCCTTTCGATAAACATACCAATTTATGAATCAcattattgaaaatataaaaatttatcacatgagactattaatagttatgaatttattgtgcaatacattatttatgataaaaactatttttagataatataataaaaacatttatttattttatttttaaaagtcaTGATAATAAGGAGCGTTCATACTACCAATgttcaagatattttttaagagtgctcccaataaaaaaaatctattgtcctattaaatttcaaataaaaaactaatttattatattttttatttttaaaatttatattaaaatttttcacaCTAATTATTTAGTCTCATTAGTTGTATAAATGCACATGGTATGCACTcaaccaaaattttcaatcgTTTTGTCAAGCTTATATTTAAACCTAAATCATCAAGGGCATTAAAGATATTTGTCGTAAAAACagtaaaattatgaaaaatataacgGCAGGGACATGAAAGGGatcaaattgaaattttagggGTATAATTTACCCTTTAACAAAAGATGCACATGATAACCTATTAGCTCATAGCTATAATCTACTCCCACTGCTTTTCATACCTCTCTATTCAATTAATTATTCCATTCGATTTTAAACAGATGAATCCGTTGCTTTTTAATACAAGTTTAACCAGttattatgtaaaaaaatatgtcgttgtcattttttgtttggtcaaTCAATAAATACATCTTAAGCTTGAATTatacttttacatatttgcaaacttttaaataaaataaatgttcaaacacatataaaaaaataacaacatCGTCTATTAAAATCGAATATGGTGTGTAGTCATTTCTGGATCTTTCCAAACAACTCTAGATGTCCTTATAGATGGCCCGGATCACCCTGAGATCATTGTGCGGCTAGTGTAACCAGACGTGCCCCGGTGTGTTTGTGTGTTATTGCAGGCACGTAATAAACTGGCCGGCTCTATCAATCCAGCCACGGACCGGGGGGAGAAGCGGCCATCATGCAGGCGCGAGAGGAGGTTGGTGGCGAGCGAGTTGATCATCGCTAGCTGTGCAAGGTTATGTTTGGCTGGCTGAGATTTAGTGATTTTGTGGTTGACGACGACGTCGCGCGCCGGCCAGGCGACCCACCGTGATCGAGCCACAACTAAACCCAGCCATGTCGCGGTCAAGTTCGGTCTCCGTTTTGTGACCACAAGATGGATCCTACGGATAGGCGGCGATGCTGTGCCAACGTTTGCACTTACGGTGCTACGGTATACTCTCTTCTATCTTGACAATTCTGGTCATTTTATCTCTCATagtttcgcttatacttaggcttataagaaaaaaaatagaattttaaccttaaaactgaaattgattttgagattttttccattgtagtttattttttagcatttcttttagattattaagaacattatataaaaattttctttataaattatttttcattcgcTAAAAAAGTGAAACAATGACCACCTTAGACTTGtcttctaaatatatttttcacaatattttaataattttagactacatattttattaatagttaagttttaaaaaattaactatatagTCTTGTTGAATAAACATTATGTAACGAGGTGGGAGTATATCAGTATGTGCTTGTTAAGTTGCCCCTGGCCACTCTAGACGTTGACACGTGCTGTAACCCATACCCAGATGATCCAtcataacaaatttatattgtcctaatcaaatcaaatgaCTTGACTAATATATCATCACAACGACATAGTGTAAGTATAATATGTCTCTTTAGTGCTTATCAGGTTTATTGGTGCACACCTACTCAAGGCCCTTGTTAGAAACATAATCGTGCAACAATGCAAGGCCCAACCGCGAGGTGATGTCAATTTAGAATTTAATGATATTTGTGTTATTTGTGTCATTTGAAGTTTTGGAGGCCAAAGTTTGATCCATTAATTTCTCCTCGTGCATTTATATGTTGAAACTTCAATGCATTTTGATCCATGAACAAGTCCATAACTAAATCAATTGTACAATGGTATTGTATAATAATGTATATTATGTCCCAGCTCTACATTTCAACATGGATGGGTCAACTCTAAACAAATACAGAACCACTGTCCAATGCTAGATTTGTTAATGGAACTTCAGAACTAACAAGagcaatatattttctatcatCAGGATTATCTGCTCTATGTGAATGCATTGGATCGTGATTCAAACTAGAATTCATGAGGAATTCTCTGTACCACTTGGCAGACATCTTGGGAGTCCTTTCCTGAGTGTCAAAATCAACATGGTACAACCCGAACTTGATGGTATAACCAAACACCCACTCAAAATTGTCTACAAGAGACCACACGAAATATCCCCCTACGTTTGCTCCCTTCTTGTAGTATGAATTCCAACCGGTGGATACTTACGTTAGTAGGAAAGCACAAGGCCATTCGCgagaaacataaatataatctTGCATGCTtgtttatataaagtttagcAATAATGTCTCACCTGACTGCTAGAGAAAGATATGCGAGGTAACCCTTTAGGTAATTGACTCTATCAATGTCATCAATCAACTTATTGATGTTGGTATCATTGTGCTGTGAGTAGCCTAAAACAAAGCAACATGACCCATAAATAATCATAATGGAATAGAATATACGTGTATGAACTTGCTACTAAATATTCAAATGATTAAGGGTCCAATTCATAAAAACTTACCATTTTCGGTAATAAAGATAGTCGTATCCTTATATCTGTCGTTAACGTACATGACAGCCGGTTCTATGCCTTCTGGGACGACAAAGTACTGATCGAACGCAGTCTATAAGGGACAATCATGCCACATATGAGAAcataaaaccaaaacaaatctTGGAGGAAGTTAATTGCAAATCAAGTAGGGACAAGTAGTTCTCACAGGGTTCCCAATTTTTATGCCATTTCTTACACCGGTGGTGGAGACGAGAGCATTCCCCTCGTAAGTGTTAAGCATGCATGGAGAATAGATGCAATCCTTTGCATAAATTGTTGTATAATGATTGATCCCAATGAAATCCACCTTGTTCAACTGTAGTAGTTTCTTCTCTTCTGGGGTAAACTTTGGCAAGTTTGATGATATGATCTCTCTCATTTCTTTAGGGTAGTCACCATAGAATATTGGGTCCAAAAACCTAAAAGTAATAGAAATTAAGGTTATAAAAAAGATGCATTCAAATATGTCGTAATATAATTCTTTGTAATGGATAACTCATCTGTAACCGTGTGGATAACATAAATTAAGAATAGGAATCATTATTAAAGTTGTATGAAATACTGATATCCAAAGGTCATTTGACAATATAGCTTTTGTGATGGCAAAGTCCCGTTTTGGCCCTTCAACATTtctcaaaacatattttctacCTAAATTGcatgaccttttttttttggtcatcCTCACTTTCCACAACTGGGTAGATAATACCCTAAACTATGTTTTATGGTggttttgatatatattggtttttttaacatgAACTTCAATCAAGTAAATTTCATGGTTGTGTACCTAACTAAAGAACATCtgtgttataaaaatatgcataatATGTACATGAAGTAGGAAAACCACATCCATTTTAAACAAAACCATTAAGAAATATGTTATAGAGTGTCATTTGTCTAATTTTGAATGCAAAAATAAACACTTTTGTAGTTCAAGGTGAAATAATAACTTTGAGCAGCATTCAAGGGCTAACGGCGATTTTCcctttcataatttattttttctatcaatTAAATCTCTAGATCTATGGAGCAATATGACAGTTTCAAAGCCCCAAACATGTACAACCTGTCACTATTTATAACAATGGGGAAATCAATAACCATTCCTTTGGCCTAATCCTACTCACATTGCATGTTCTACCCTATGAGTACATGCCACGTGCAGCCTTTGTCACATAAATAGGAACAACATTTCGAGGTGCACATgcccacatatattttttatttttaaagcagCTAGCACACGTTCtcattcattaaaaaaatgctcttataTTAACCGTCTACAATCATTATGTGCATTGTCGTCTACATTTTTAATTAGGAGGCGACTAGGGGCCAGAGATGTCCAACACGAAGCAAAACGTCGGACGTCACTCCATGCCGTCCAATTATAGCTAAATTGCATCAAACACAATCACATCAACCACACACCTTGCTATGTCTCTTGTTTCTCTCTGATCATGCACAACTGCTCCTCTCTAGCCTTGCATGTTGATGCTCTACCCCCACGAGGtactctcttttctctccgtTGGATGCTTTTTGTATGCATGTAAGCTAATTAGTAAGTTTTGAATGTATTGATCTTCTATATTACTTTCTAATGCACGATACAATTGCACCACTGTATTTGTTgccattaaatatttacaacAAGATATcgtatgattatattttaatataataaaaaatatatattttatcactcATAGAAATTGTTTCATcatttgatcaaatgtttcaACTCAGTTTATAAGATGTTTCAAAAAGATACAACATTCAAAAATTAAGGCTACAACACCCACAATTGCTACTTGGAACATTGAGTCAACACATGGGtgtcaaaaaaacatattaaacacataatatatttgcaaatacttgattttgttgaaatatttttatacacatatgaAACATTGAGTTTTAACTGTTGAAacatcacaaaaatatttgtttaagcATCCAAAAAAACACTACATGTAACACTTACAAATGAACTAGTGAAACATCAGAAAATACTTACATATTAAAACAACCTAATAATATTGTATGCAGCATTTAAAAGATCCATTGgaaataaaaatctatttttttttgttgaaatatAACCACATGAGTAAATTTAATTGCAACAAATATAGTGGTGCAATAGGATTGAAGTCTGgataaataacttttatgaaaaagaGCTCAAAGATTGTTGACAAAGTATTGGATCGTTGCATCACAAGAGAAATTGTGTTGAGACATGCAGCCCGTTGGCGCTAGATTGGGAGAAACATATGCATGATTACGATCAATGGTTACGATATGCGCAGAAAGTGTCCAACAGAAAGCATTGATCAACACTTGAACATAACCGTTTTCATTTTAATTAAGGTCATCATAGTGAAATCCACTAATTTATGAAATATGCAAGgcacttttttttacaatcaTTTGTAGGCTACTCTagttggataaaaatattctcaaCGTTAGGCACTACACGTTGCATCATCACTGAAAGTATGAAGAAAGGGGGAATTTGCAGAGCCATACCACTCTACCTGGAAGGACAGTGCACGTTGTGCTGCCTGAATATCCTCCGTGGAATTCGTTAGTGGTTCGTACCATTTCATCGCGATCACGATCCCGATCGAGCCACCTTGCTTTGCCTAACACGCACAGAAAATGACCATGAGAAAGAGACACCTATGCACTCCAGACGGTAGTGGAAACAACAATAGTGGTGTCTGGTGTGCATTCATGACCATGAGCTCGGCTATAGGGATCGATGGTTGTGTTATTGTTTTGTCACctgataatttgttttgtagttTTGGACAGCAGCAACATGGGAGAGCAGGATGTTATGCGCCGCCACGTATGGCTCCCGATGCGAGTCGCCGCTGTTGCAGTTGCCGAACGGTGGGGAGCAACGGTTTGGAGGATACACACCCAACATGAACTGGAACTTGGTGAATAGGTTTGGCTCATTGAACGTTGTCCAGAACCTGACCCGATCCCCGAACGCCTTGAAGCAGACATCTGAGTAGTACACAAACTCATCCCTGAGAAGATGCATACATATACCGGATTAAGCTTAGTTGAACTTGGGATGGCAAAATCATGGATGGTAGAGGATATTTAGCCATATATATTACCGGATTGCAGCGCCCAGCCAGCCGCCGTACCGGGTCTCCAGTTCGTGCGGAATGTCGAAATGGTTCAGCGTCACGAATGGTTCTATGCCTGATTTAAAATTTGCAACAATTCATCGTGTTATTGGTTAAAGATTGTAGTAGGGGCTTAGTGGGAAATGCAATGAGTTAACACCATCTGCGATAGATATATATCTGACCAAATGATTACCTTTCTGTAGGAGCACGTCGATCAGACGGTTGTAGAAGGCAATTCCTGCTGGATTAACTCCTCCAAGCTGCCCTCCTGCGAGGATTTGAGGATAGTTCAATAAGGAACTGAATGATGATCTTCAGGTAAAACGACATGTGTTCTTGGCATACTTGGTAGAATTCTCGCCCACGAAATCGAGAATCTGTACGAATTGACACCCAAGTCTTGCAGGATCTCCACATCTTCCTGTTCACACAAGACATGATTATTAATtcacattatataaaaaaagatggttataaatttaagatggGTCATGCATCACTTGAACATTGGCATCGCTTGGCCTGTAAATTTCTCATGTACCGTGTACCAATGGTAGTGGTCGTCCGCTACGTCCCCGTTGCGCCCATCCGAGATTCTTCCAGCTGAGATGAATCAAATACAATTTtgcgagaaaaaaaaccaattagtTAACTTGAATTGCATACGTGCACGAACTGTTCCGGCTTCTTAGGTAGAGAGCAGCGGTCAGATAGATACACAAGGATAATGtcgacaattttttttaaaaaaacgacATGCGCATTTATAATTCATCATTTAGTATCTGAGCTCGAGTGAGATAAATGTTATAAACAAACCCCTCGGGCATATAATATTCCAAAATGAGGCCCACACTCTTTTTAAAGACAAACGCCATAACTATCCATTTATAATGTTAGGTTAATTAGATCtataccattataaatttactagttttgaaatataccattacaatttgactaattgtaaggatgccattataatttcagaactattaGAAATATGCCACTCCATGCCCTTTTGGTGTATTTTTGGAACCATATTGCCCATCTGCTGTTTATTGTGCCTTTAGCATGTGCAAAGGACAATTTGGTTCAAAAATAACACATttgaaatagttctaaaattataatggcatattcataattagtcaaattgtaatgatatattttaaaactggcaaaattataatggcatgtatctaattaacccaatAATGTTAGGAGAAAGATAGGAACAGTAACACCGACATAGGAATAGGACACGACAACACAGGTGAgccatttttttaagataaagtAGTTGTGACTCATAGGAAGCCAGGATGTCGACTTCTCTCTAAAGCAtgc
This window harbors:
- the LOC102708240 gene encoding LOW QUALITY PROTEIN: beta-glucosidase 16-like (The sequence of the model RefSeq protein was modified relative to this genomic sequence to represent the inferred CDS: substituted 1 base at 1 genomic stop codon), giving the protein MAVAATCTAVVVVAALAVLAPGARGLARDDFPPGFLFGAATSAYQIEGAYLDDNKGLNNWDVFTHSQAGRISDGRNGDVADDHYHWYTEDVEILQDLGVNSYRFSISWARILPRGQLGGVNPAGIAFYNRLIDVLLQKGIEPFVTLNHFDIPHELETRYGGWLGAAIRDEFVYYSDVCFKAFGDRVRFWTTFNEPNLFTKFQFMLGVYPPNRCSPPFGNCNSGDSHREPYVAAHNILLSHVAAVQNYKTNYQAKQGGSIGIVIAMKWYEPLTNSTEDIQAAQRALSFQVEWFLDPIFYGDYPKEMREIISSNLPKFTPEEKKLLQLNKVDFIGINHYTTIYAKDCIYSPCMLNTYEGNALVSTTGVRNGIKIGNPTAFDQYFVVPEGIEPAVMYVNDRYKDTTIFITENGYSQHNDTNINKLIDDIDRVNYLKGYLAYLSLAVRXDIIKGANVGGYFVWSLVDNFEWVFGYTIKFGLYHVDFDTQERTPKMSAKWYREFLMNSSLNHDPMHSHRADNPDDRKYIALVSSEVPLTNLALDSGSVFV